From Streptosporangium album, the proteins below share one genomic window:
- a CDS encoding maltokinase N-terminal cap-like domain-containing protein — MLTELLTGWITHQRWFAGKGRPIDELVVDSDVELTHGLRHLIISVRQAGTRDRYQLLLGTGGDTSGRYSHARIGDGCYDAAYDPDLTATLLTGMAEGRDLGPLRFRHLEGVEIDTSLRSLVLGAEQSNTSLVYGETYICKMFRRLIPGLNPELEIVTALARNGSHHIAQPYSWIEAELDGEPTTLAMTQEFLATANDGWALALASVRDLYASLDPSASDAGGDFSSEAYRLGVATAEVHHELAAAFPTDVMETQEVKQMIEDHRRRLAGAVHEVPELAEHARVAQEAYQRVADVISEIPVQRVHGDYHLGQVMRTTGDWVVLDFEGEPGQPLAERRALSSPLRDVAGMLRSFDYAARHLLAGHPDAEQLRPRAIEWAELNRSSFLAGYSAGGGRLHAEDAVLLRALELVKAVYEVTYEARNRPTWLPIPLAAFQMGR, encoded by the coding sequence GTGTTGACGGAGCTCCTTACCGGCTGGATCACCCATCAGCGATGGTTCGCCGGTAAGGGGCGGCCGATAGACGAGCTCGTCGTCGACTCCGACGTCGAGCTCACCCACGGCCTCCGTCATCTGATCATCTCGGTCCGTCAGGCCGGGACACGCGACCGCTACCAGCTCCTGCTCGGCACCGGCGGAGACACCTCCGGCCGCTACAGCCACGCCCGGATCGGCGACGGCTGCTACGACGCCGCCTACGACCCCGACCTCACCGCCACCCTGCTCACCGGTATGGCCGAGGGCCGCGACCTCGGCCCGCTGCGCTTCCGCCACCTGGAGGGGGTGGAGATCGACACCTCCCTGCGCAGCCTGGTGCTCGGCGCGGAGCAGTCCAACACCTCCCTGGTGTACGGCGAGACCTACATCTGCAAGATGTTCCGCCGCCTGATCCCCGGGCTCAACCCCGAGCTGGAGATCGTCACCGCCCTGGCCCGGAACGGCTCCCACCACATCGCGCAGCCGTACAGCTGGATCGAGGCCGAGCTCGACGGCGAGCCCACCACGCTGGCGATGACCCAGGAGTTCCTCGCCACCGCCAACGACGGCTGGGCCCTGGCCCTGGCCAGCGTCCGCGACCTGTACGCCTCGCTCGACCCCTCGGCCTCCGACGCGGGCGGCGACTTCAGCTCCGAGGCCTACCGGCTCGGCGTGGCCACCGCCGAGGTCCACCACGAACTGGCCGCCGCGTTCCCCACCGACGTGATGGAGACGCAGGAGGTCAAGCAGATGATCGAGGACCACCGCCGCCGCCTGGCCGGCGCGGTCCACGAGGTGCCCGAGCTCGCCGAGCACGCCCGGGTGGCCCAGGAGGCCTACCAGCGGGTCGCCGACGTGATCTCCGAGATCCCCGTCCAGCGCGTCCACGGCGACTACCACCTCGGCCAGGTGATGCGCACGACCGGCGACTGGGTCGTCCTGGACTTCGAGGGCGAGCCCGGCCAGCCCCTCGCCGAGCGCCGCGCCCTGTCCTCGCCGCTGCGGGACGTGGCCGGCATGCTGCGCTCGTTCGACTACGCCGCCCGCCATCTGCTGGCCGGCCACCCCGACGCCGAGCAGTTGCGCCCCCGCGCCATCGAGTGGGCCGAGCTCAACCGTTCCTCCTTCCTGGCCGGCTACTCCGCCGGCGGCGGCCGCCTGCACGCCGAGGACGCCGTCCTGCTCCGCGCCCTGGAGCTGGTGAAGGCCGTCTACGAGGTCACCTACGAGGCCCGTAACCGCCCCACCTGGCTCCCCATCCCGCTGGCCGCCTTCCAGATGGGGCGCTAG
- a CDS encoding helix-turn-helix domain-containing protein: MNDRTELFTIGQLARRTGLPVRTIRFWSDAGVAPPTRRSAGGYRLYDAEAVARLDLVRTLRELGLDLDTVRRVLRRQGTVADIARAHADALDAEIRVLQLRRAVLRSVAQRGSTTEEMRLMHKLSLLSAQERQRVIDDFVDQAFADLDADAPGAGIARAMRQMPAELPADPTAEQVDAWVELAELVADESFRRRVRQMAVTGAEAGEQPQPYDPAPVLEHAGGAVAAGIAPDSAEGRAVLDRIVAADTPAEERVRLADQLETFTDRQVERYWQLMGVINGRPSFPPRVPAFEWFIAALRAH; encoded by the coding sequence GTGAACGACCGCACCGAGCTGTTCACCATCGGACAGCTCGCCCGCCGTACCGGCCTGCCGGTGCGGACCATCCGTTTCTGGTCCGACGCCGGCGTCGCTCCGCCGACGCGCCGCTCGGCCGGTGGTTACCGGCTCTACGACGCCGAGGCGGTGGCGCGCCTGGACCTGGTGCGGACACTCCGCGAGCTGGGACTGGACCTGGACACGGTCCGGCGGGTCCTGCGCAGGCAGGGCACCGTCGCCGACATCGCCAGGGCGCATGCCGACGCCCTGGACGCGGAGATCCGCGTCCTCCAGCTACGGCGGGCGGTGCTGCGGTCGGTCGCCCAACGAGGAAGCACCACCGAGGAGATGAGACTCATGCACAAGCTCTCCCTGCTGTCCGCACAGGAGCGGCAGCGCGTCATCGACGACTTCGTCGACCAGGCCTTCGCCGATCTCGACGCCGACGCGCCGGGGGCCGGCATCGCGCGGGCGATGCGCCAGATGCCGGCGGAGCTGCCGGCCGATCCGACCGCCGAGCAGGTGGACGCCTGGGTGGAGCTCGCCGAGCTCGTCGCCGACGAGTCGTTCCGGCGGCGGGTGCGGCAGATGGCGGTGACGGGGGCCGAGGCCGGCGAGCAGCCGCAGCCGTACGACCCCGCGCCGGTCCTGGAGCACGCCGGCGGCGCGGTGGCGGCGGGGATCGCCCCGGACTCCGCCGAGGGCAGGGCCGTCCTGGACCGGATCGTCGCCGCCGACACCCCCGCGGAGGAGCGCGTACGGCTGGCCGACCAGTTGGAGACGTTCACCGACCGGCAGGTGGAGAGGTACTGGCAGCTGATGGGGGTCATCAACGGCCGGCCGTCGTTCCCGCCCCGCGTCCCGGCGTTCGAGTGGTTCATCGCGGCGCTCCGCGCACACTGA
- a CDS encoding alpha-1,4-glucan--maltose-1-phosphate maltosyltransferase, translated as MIGRIPIQDIQPTVDCGRRPAKAAAGETFEISATVFREGHDAVAAGAVLIGPDGVRGPLLRMHELAPGTDRWGVEVTLPTEGDWHFRVEAWSDPMATWLHDAGIKIPRDMDAELMCEEGARLFERAARAVRPADCGSVARRPVARTGAADGKAVKGRSAKAAKAPGKAARGVTLSAETAVLEAAADVHVCGHRAAFLAVAAKLRDGDLDPRARFSVAQLPDTAELLRAHPLRDLVTKSSRRTVRVDRRRALFGSWYEFFPRSEGAIVEHDTAPKSGNFTTAAKRLPAVAKMGFDVVYLPPIHPIGHSFRKGRNNTLTPESYDPGSPWAIGSEEGGHDAIHPDLGTFEDFDAFVARTRELGMEVALDLALQCAPDHPWVKEHPEWFNIRADGSIAYAENPPKKYQDIYPLNFDKDPEGIYAEVKRVVRLWMDHGVRIFRVDNPHTKPVAFWERLLADINSTDPDVLFLAEAFTRPAMMQALARVGFHQSYTYFTWKNSRQEVEDYLGELSGETSHFLRPNVFVNTPDILHEYLQHGGVSAFRIRAVLAAMAMPTWGVYAGYELAENVPVRPGSEEYLDSEKYQYKPRDWAEAEREGLSLAPFITQLNLLRRAHPALQELRNLRFHSVDHPDVVCFSKRLPGAHDTATRRHGLGDVVLTVVNLDPHNTHEATVSLDMPALGLDWRAEFVVDDELSGESYRWRQDNYVRLDPHIHPAHIFTLRAATANQR; from the coding sequence ATGATCGGACGAATCCCAATCCAGGACATCCAGCCCACGGTCGACTGCGGGCGCCGCCCCGCCAAGGCCGCCGCGGGCGAGACCTTCGAGATCTCCGCCACCGTGTTCCGGGAGGGACACGACGCGGTGGCCGCCGGAGCCGTTCTCATCGGTCCCGACGGCGTGCGCGGCCCGCTGCTGCGCATGCACGAGCTTGCCCCGGGCACCGACCGCTGGGGCGTCGAGGTGACGCTGCCCACCGAGGGCGACTGGCACTTCCGCGTCGAGGCGTGGAGCGACCCCATGGCCACCTGGCTCCACGACGCGGGCATCAAGATCCCACGTGACATGGACGCCGAGCTCATGTGCGAGGAGGGCGCCCGGCTCTTCGAACGCGCCGCCAGAGCCGTACGGCCCGCGGACTGCGGGAGTGTGGCCCGCAGGCCCGTCGCCAGGACCGGGGCCGCGGACGGCAAGGCGGTGAAGGGCAGGAGCGCGAAGGCGGCGAAGGCTCCGGGGAAGGCCGCCCGCGGCGTGACCCTGAGCGCCGAGACGGCGGTGCTGGAGGCGGCCGCGGACGTTCACGTCTGCGGGCACCGGGCCGCGTTCCTGGCGGTGGCGGCCAAGCTGCGCGACGGGGACCTCGACCCACGCGCCCGGTTCTCGGTGGCCCAGCTCCCGGACACGGCGGAGCTGCTGCGCGCGCACCCGCTCCGCGACCTGGTGACGAAATCGTCCAGGCGCACGGTCAGGGTCGACCGGCGCAGGGCGCTGTTCGGATCCTGGTACGAGTTCTTCCCGCGCTCCGAGGGGGCGATCGTCGAACATGACACTGCCCCCAAGTCCGGAAATTTCACGACTGCCGCGAAGCGGCTGCCCGCGGTCGCCAAAATGGGCTTCGACGTCGTCTACCTGCCGCCGATCCACCCGATCGGACACAGCTTCCGCAAGGGCCGCAACAACACCCTGACGCCCGAGTCCTACGACCCCGGCTCTCCCTGGGCGATCGGCTCCGAGGAGGGCGGCCACGACGCCATCCACCCCGACCTCGGCACCTTCGAGGACTTCGACGCCTTCGTGGCCAGGACCCGCGAACTCGGCATGGAGGTCGCCCTCGACCTGGCCCTGCAGTGCGCGCCCGACCATCCGTGGGTCAAGGAGCACCCGGAGTGGTTCAACATCCGCGCCGACGGCTCCATCGCCTACGCGGAGAACCCGCCGAAGAAGTATCAGGACATCTACCCACTGAACTTCGACAAGGATCCGGAGGGCATCTACGCCGAGGTCAAGCGGGTGGTGCGGCTCTGGATGGACCACGGCGTACGGATCTTCCGGGTGGACAACCCGCACACCAAACCGGTGGCCTTCTGGGAGCGGCTGCTGGCCGACATCAACTCCACCGACCCGGACGTGCTGTTCCTGGCCGAGGCCTTCACCCGCCCGGCGATGATGCAGGCGCTGGCCAGGGTCGGCTTCCACCAGTCCTACACTTACTTCACCTGGAAGAACTCCAGGCAGGAGGTCGAGGACTACCTCGGTGAACTCTCCGGCGAGACATCGCACTTCCTGCGGCCGAACGTATTCGTCAATACTCCGGACATTCTTCATGAATACCTACAGCACGGGGGAGTCTCAGCATTTCGGATCAGAGCGGTCCTTGCGGCGATGGCGATGCCGACCTGGGGCGTATATGCCGGATACGAGCTTGCGGAGAATGTTCCAGTTCGACCCGGTAGTGAAGAATACCTAGATAGCGAGAAATATCAGTATAAGCCTCGCGATTGGGCTGAGGCCGAACGTGAGGGCCTTAGCCTGGCTCCCTTCATCACGCAACTTAATTTGTTGCGAAGAGCACACCCGGCGCTCCAGGAACTGCGTAACCTACGGTTCCATAGCGTCGACCATCCGGATGTGGTCTGCTTCTCCAAGCGGCTGCCCGGCGCCCATGACACGGCCACACGACGGCACGGCCTGGGCGACGTGGTTCTGACGGTCGTGAATCTTGACCCACACAACACCCATGAGGCCACGGTGTCCCTGGACATGCCGGCCCTCGGTCTCGACTGGCGTGCCGAGTTCGTCGTTGACGACGAACTGTCGGGCGAGTCGTATCGCTGGCGGCAGGACAACTACGTGCGCCTCGATCCCCATATCCACCCAGCACACATCTTCACTTTGCGTGCCGCGACGGCGAACCAGCGGTGA
- a CDS encoding acyltransferase family protein → MTTERTGPPKAARRPELDAIRTLVVVGLVFFHSALVFDTRDDYYVKNADTTDVTTVLAGIGVVWAMPMLFLIAGLGSWHSLRRRGPARFAVERLLRLGVPLVFAILTIIPVPQWLRLRADPGYHEPYLRFLPRFFDVHLDLSDFPFVLRGRYFEAGHLWFVVLLLAFSLLLAPLIRWFPRDRGRRIRDHLAAAAQRRGAILLPAVPVAVVSALMGLEEAFAAWSRWAYLLFFLYGFVLAADERFRTAMRRDAVPAAVLGAVLFLVGMPGFLVVGNVFGGDPFTDMTPLAIGARILYGATGWCWLVAILGLLDRRRPAPAAVQESPGGLGRRLYGYLATAALPLYVLHQPIVVAVAYGVVGWGAPIVAKYVVIVAISLTLTVAAYDLLVRRTRLTRSLFGMRG, encoded by the coding sequence ATGACGACCGAGCGCACCGGACCACCCAAGGCGGCACGGCGTCCCGAACTGGACGCGATCCGCACCCTTGTGGTCGTCGGGCTGGTGTTCTTCCACTCGGCGCTGGTGTTCGACACGCGCGACGACTACTACGTCAAGAACGCCGACACCACCGACGTGACCACGGTCCTCGCCGGTATCGGCGTGGTGTGGGCGATGCCGATGCTCTTCCTCATCGCCGGCCTGGGCTCGTGGCATTCGCTGCGCAGGCGTGGCCCCGCCAGGTTCGCGGTGGAGCGGCTGCTGCGGCTCGGCGTGCCGCTGGTGTTCGCGATCCTCACGATCATCCCGGTGCCGCAGTGGCTGCGCCTGCGGGCCGACCCCGGCTACCACGAGCCGTATCTGCGGTTCCTGCCCCGGTTCTTCGACGTGCACCTGGATCTGTCCGACTTCCCCTTCGTCCTGCGGGGCAGGTATTTCGAGGCCGGGCACCTGTGGTTCGTGGTGCTGCTGCTGGCGTTCTCGCTCCTGCTGGCACCGCTGATCCGCTGGTTCCCCCGCGACCGCGGCCGCCGGATCCGCGACCACCTGGCCGCGGCGGCACAGCGGCGCGGCGCGATACTGCTGCCGGCCGTCCCGGTCGCGGTGGTCAGCGCGCTGATGGGCCTGGAGGAGGCGTTCGCCGCGTGGAGCCGCTGGGCGTATCTGCTGTTCTTCCTGTACGGGTTCGTGCTCGCCGCAGACGAGCGGTTCCGGACCGCGATGCGCCGCGACGCGGTGCCGGCCGCCGTGCTCGGTGCCGTCCTCTTCCTGGTCGGCATGCCGGGGTTCCTGGTCGTGGGCAACGTCTTCGGCGGCGACCCCTTCACGGACATGACCCCGCTCGCGATCGGCGCCCGAATACTGTACGGCGCGACGGGGTGGTGCTGGCTGGTCGCGATCCTGGGACTTCTCGACCGCCGTCGCCCGGCACCGGCCGCCGTACAGGAATCGCCGGGTGGCCTGGGCCGACGGCTGTACGGCTATCTGGCCACCGCCGCGCTGCCGCTGTACGTCCTGCACCAGCCGATCGTCGTCGCGGTCGCGTACGGCGTGGTCGGCTGGGGCGCGCCTATCGTGGCCAAGTACGTCGTGATCGTCGCGATCTCGCTCACCCTGACCGTGGCCGCGTACGACCTGCTGGTGCGGCGCACGCGGTTGACCCGGTCCCTGTTCGGGATGCGCGGGTAG
- the treS gene encoding maltose alpha-D-glucosyltransferase translates to MSQLPEPIPNTFDEEKPRDPYWFKRAVFYEVLIRGFADSNGDGTGDIRGLINRLDYLQWLGVDCLWLLPLYESPLRDGGYDIADFMKILPEFGDLGDFVKLVDEAHKRGMRVIADLVMNHTSDQHPWFQASRHDPEGPFGDFYVWSDSDETYQDARVIFIDTETSNWSHDPVRGQYYWHRFFSHQPDLNYENPDVQDAMLEVLRFWLDLGIDGFRMDAIPYLFEQDGTNCENLPRTHEYLKRVRAEVDRLYPDRVLLAEANQWPADVVEYFGDPAAGGDECHMAFHFPLMPRIFMAVRRESRYPISEIMAQTPKIPENCQWGIFLRNHDELTLEMVTDDERDYMYSEYAKDPRMRANVGIRRRLAPLLENDRNQIELFTALLLSLPGSPVLYYGDEIGMGDNIWLGDRDGVRTPMQWSPDRNAGFSDCDPGRLYLPVIMDPIYGYQAINVEAQQKSSGSLLHWTKRMIDIRKRHPVFGLGAFTELNSSNPSVLAYVRELGDDRILCVNNLSRFPQPVELDLRRFEGSVPVETMGGVPFPPIGELPYLLTLPGHGFYWFTLPPANQEA, encoded by the coding sequence GTGAGTCAGCTACCTGAGCCCATTCCGAACACCTTCGACGAGGAGAAGCCGCGCGACCCGTACTGGTTCAAGCGCGCCGTTTTCTACGAGGTGCTCATCCGGGGATTCGCCGATTCCAACGGGGACGGCACCGGAGACATCCGCGGTCTCATCAACCGGCTGGACTATCTCCAGTGGCTGGGGGTGGACTGCCTCTGGCTGCTCCCCCTGTACGAATCCCCGCTCCGCGACGGCGGTTACGACATCGCGGACTTCATGAAAATCCTTCCCGAGTTCGGGGATCTCGGGGATTTCGTGAAATTGGTGGATGAAGCCCACAAGCGGGGCATGCGTGTCATCGCCGACCTGGTGATGAACCACACCAGCGACCAGCATCCCTGGTTCCAGGCCTCCCGCCACGACCCCGAGGGTCCGTTCGGCGATTTCTACGTCTGGAGCGACTCCGACGAGACGTACCAGGACGCCCGGGTCATCTTCATCGACACCGAGACGTCCAACTGGTCCCACGACCCGGTGCGGGGCCAGTACTACTGGCACAGGTTCTTCTCCCACCAGCCGGACCTCAACTATGAGAACCCGGACGTCCAGGACGCGATGCTGGAGGTGCTGCGGTTCTGGCTGGACCTCGGCATCGACGGGTTCCGGATGGACGCCATCCCCTACCTGTTCGAGCAGGACGGCACCAACTGCGAGAACCTGCCCAGGACGCACGAATACCTCAAGCGGGTCAGGGCCGAGGTCGACCGCCTCTACCCCGACCGGGTGCTGCTGGCCGAGGCCAACCAGTGGCCCGCCGACGTCGTGGAGTATTTCGGCGACCCGGCGGCCGGCGGCGACGAGTGCCACATGGCGTTCCACTTCCCGCTGATGCCGCGCATCTTCATGGCCGTCAGGCGGGAGTCGCGCTACCCGATCTCGGAGATCATGGCCCAGACTCCGAAGATCCCCGAGAACTGCCAGTGGGGCATCTTCCTGCGCAACCACGACGAGCTCACGCTCGAGATGGTGACCGACGACGAGCGCGACTACATGTACTCCGAGTACGCCAAGGACCCCCGGATGCGGGCCAACGTCGGCATCCGGCGGCGGCTGGCGCCGCTGCTGGAGAACGACCGCAACCAGATCGAGCTGTTCACCGCGCTGCTGCTCTCCCTGCCCGGTTCTCCCGTCCTCTACTACGGCGACGAGATCGGGATGGGCGACAACATCTGGCTGGGCGACCGCGACGGCGTCCGCACCCCGATGCAGTGGAGCCCCGACCGCAACGCCGGGTTCTCCGACTGCGATCCCGGCCGGCTGTATCTCCCCGTCATCATGGACCCGATCTACGGCTACCAGGCGATCAACGTCGAGGCCCAGCAGAAGAGCTCCGGCTCGCTGCTGCACTGGACCAAGCGCATGATCGACATCCGCAAGCGGCATCCGGTCTTCGGCCTGGGGGCGTTCACCGAGCTGAACTCCTCCAACCCGAGCGTCCTCGCCTACGTGCGTGAGCTGGGCGACGACCGCATCCTGTGCGTGAACAACCTCTCGCGGTTCCCGCAACCGGTGGAGCTCGACCTGCGCCGGTTCGAGGGCTCGGTGCCCGTCGAAACCATGGGTGGAGTTCCTTTCCCGCCGATTGGCGAACTTCCGTATCTTTTGACGCTTCCTGGGCATGGGTTCTACTGGTTCACCCTGCCACCCGCAAACCAGGAGGCGTAA